One window of Agromyces rhizosphaerae genomic DNA carries:
- a CDS encoding serine hydrolase domain-containing protein: MRTGRRVRSHAGGVALAVAMTTALAGCTGIIDMIAPSEQEELAAEIRGRASQGIADLGEQTRRAGQLRALLVTVDGEPILDETFDSTAADGWDTADVTMSVMSTLIGIAIADGSVPGVDATLAELLPDHADQMGAQLAGATLDDVLTHTAGLAGTHEGPSYTFEQADDWIAQILADAVRPPGRTFDFSDGGAHLLSAILEQATGVSALEFARERLFGPLGIDTSIAFDGPLAQAADDDAAVGWPVDPQGLSTGWSHLRLRPADLAAIGNLYLQDGRWQGEQVVPAEWVRLATSDRLGGVPIRAGVTDGYGYLWWRTTFHEDPAYLAWGFGGQVIEVVPARGLVAVAATEFDPTVDADVGLLPSQLLPLLEGLVPG, from the coding sequence ATGCGGACAGGACGTCGTGTCCGGTCGCATGCGGGCGGGGTCGCCCTCGCCGTCGCGATGACGACGGCCCTCGCCGGGTGCACGGGCATCATCGACATGATCGCTCCGAGCGAGCAGGAGGAGCTCGCGGCGGAGATCCGCGGGCGCGCGTCGCAGGGCATCGCCGACCTCGGCGAGCAGACGCGACGCGCGGGCCAGCTGCGCGCCCTGCTCGTGACCGTCGACGGCGAACCGATCCTCGACGAGACCTTCGACTCCACGGCGGCCGATGGCTGGGACACGGCCGACGTCACGATGAGCGTGATGTCGACCCTGATCGGCATCGCGATCGCCGACGGCAGCGTGCCCGGCGTCGACGCGACCCTCGCCGAGCTCCTGCCCGACCACGCCGACCAGATGGGAGCGCAGCTCGCCGGCGCGACCCTCGACGACGTGCTCACCCACACCGCCGGCCTCGCGGGCACGCACGAGGGGCCGTCGTACACGTTCGAGCAGGCGGACGACTGGATCGCGCAGATCCTCGCCGATGCCGTGCGGCCTCCGGGGCGCACCTTCGACTTCTCCGACGGCGGGGCGCACCTGCTCTCGGCGATCCTCGAGCAGGCGACCGGAGTGTCCGCGCTCGAGTTCGCGCGCGAGCGGCTCTTCGGCCCGCTCGGCATCGACACCTCGATCGCGTTCGACGGGCCGCTCGCTCAGGCGGCGGACGACGACGCGGCGGTCGGCTGGCCGGTCGATCCCCAGGGGCTCAGCACGGGGTGGAGCCACCTGCGGCTCCGCCCGGCCGACCTCGCCGCGATCGGCAACCTCTACCTGCAGGACGGCCGCTGGCAGGGCGAGCAGGTGGTGCCGGCGGAGTGGGTACGGCTGGCGACCTCCGATCGGCTGGGCGGCGTGCCGATCCGCGCGGGCGTGACCGACGGCTACGGCTACCTGTGGTGGCGCACGACGTTCCACGAGGACCCCGCCTACCTCGCCTGGGGCTTCGGCGGGCAGGTGATCGAGGTGGTGCCGGCGCGCGGACTGGTCGCGGTCGCCGCGACCGAGTTCGACCCGACCGTCGACGCGGACGTCGGCCTGCTGCCGTCCCAACTGCTGCCGCTGCTCGAGGGGCTCGTGCCCGGCTGA
- a CDS encoding oxidoreductase — MAYTRESVPDLTGLTTVITGANGGLGLETAKAFAANGAHVVMAVRDTQKADAAVAEILDETPDASLERVALDLASQASVRAAAEQVLAAHDRVDVLVNNAGLMAMPERETEDGFEMQVGVDHLGHWTLTALLLPALLAAPAARVVTVTSTAHHIGTPLDPEEPFRRGDRYDSWRVYGDAKLANYHFGLGLQERFAAAGVPAQSLIAHPGLSHSDLQTRTVREGGGGSAGPFFAWAAANTGMEPARGALPQIRAATDPAARGGEFYGPRWVNVGNAVRLPVVRPGREAAIRALWEVSERLTGVPLEVPPQA, encoded by the coding sequence ATGGCGTACACCCGCGAGTCCGTCCCCGACCTGACCGGACTCACGACCGTGATCACCGGCGCGAACGGCGGGCTGGGCCTCGAGACGGCGAAGGCGTTCGCGGCGAACGGCGCACACGTCGTCATGGCCGTGCGCGACACGCAGAAGGCGGATGCCGCGGTGGCCGAGATCCTCGATGAGACTCCGGATGCCTCGCTGGAGCGCGTCGCGCTCGACCTCGCGTCGCAGGCGTCGGTGCGCGCCGCAGCCGAGCAGGTGCTCGCCGCGCACGACCGCGTCGACGTGCTCGTGAACAACGCGGGCCTCATGGCGATGCCCGAGCGCGAGACCGAGGACGGCTTCGAGATGCAGGTCGGCGTCGACCACCTCGGGCACTGGACCCTCACGGCGCTGCTGCTGCCCGCGCTGCTCGCCGCGCCCGCCGCGCGAGTGGTGACCGTCACCTCGACCGCGCACCACATCGGCACGCCGCTCGACCCCGAGGAGCCGTTCCGCCGCGGCGACCGCTACGACTCCTGGCGCGTCTACGGCGACGCGAAGCTCGCGAACTACCACTTCGGCCTCGGCCTGCAGGAGCGCTTCGCGGCCGCGGGCGTGCCCGCGCAGAGCCTCATCGCGCACCCGGGTCTCTCGCACAGCGACCTGCAGACCCGCACGGTGCGCGAGGGCGGCGGCGGCAGCGCCGGCCCGTTCTTCGCCTGGGCGGCGGCGAACACCGGCATGGAGCCCGCGCGCGGGGCGCTCCCCCAGATCCGCGCGGCGACCGACCCCGCCGCCCGCGGGGGCGAGTTCTACGGGCCGCGCTGGGTGAACGTCGGCAACGCGGTTCGGCTGCCCGTGGTGCGGCCTGGGCGCGAGGCGGCGATCCGCGCGCTCTGGGAGGTGTCGGAGCGGCTCACCGGCGTGCCGCTCGAGGTGCCGCCGCAGGCCTAG
- a CDS encoding carbon-nitrogen hydrolase family protein — MTDAAADADAIGVAVAQFAPGDDPEANLAEIVRLATLAASRGAKLVVFPEYSSYFTPQQGQDWVDAAQPSDGPFVTALAALADELDVHLVAGFLERAYEAHAHNTVVAVAPGSGVVAAYRKLHLYDAFGQRESDWIAPGEVDDPEVFALGGIRFGLQTCYDARFPEVTRRIVDAGADVVCMPAEWVRGPLKEHHWRTLTTARALENTAYVLAADHAPPVGAGNSMVVDPMGVEIATIGEATDVAVAWISAARIAAVRRLNPALALRRFAVVPR; from the coding sequence ATGACGGATGCCGCAGCCGACGCCGACGCCATCGGAGTCGCGGTCGCGCAGTTCGCGCCCGGCGACGACCCCGAGGCGAACCTCGCCGAGATCGTGCGCCTGGCGACGCTCGCCGCCTCGCGCGGTGCGAAGCTCGTCGTCTTCCCCGAGTACTCGAGCTACTTCACGCCGCAGCAGGGGCAGGACTGGGTGGATGCCGCGCAGCCCTCGGACGGCCCGTTCGTCACCGCGCTCGCGGCGCTCGCCGACGAACTCGACGTGCACCTCGTGGCGGGCTTCCTCGAGCGCGCGTACGAGGCGCACGCCCACAACACCGTGGTCGCGGTGGCGCCCGGCTCGGGCGTCGTGGCCGCGTACCGCAAGCTGCACCTGTACGACGCGTTCGGGCAGCGGGAGTCCGACTGGATCGCCCCGGGCGAGGTCGACGACCCGGAGGTGTTCGCGCTCGGGGGCATCCGCTTCGGCCTGCAGACCTGCTACGACGCGCGGTTCCCCGAGGTGACGCGGCGCATCGTCGACGCGGGCGCCGACGTCGTCTGCATGCCCGCCGAGTGGGTGCGCGGGCCGCTCAAGGAGCACCACTGGCGCACGCTCACGACCGCGCGGGCGCTCGAGAACACCGCGTACGTGCTCGCGGCCGACCACGCGCCGCCGGTCGGCGCGGGCAACAGCATGGTCGTCGACCCCATGGGCGTCGAGATCGCGACGATCGGCGAGGCGACCGACGTGGCCGTGGCGTGGATCTCGGCGGCGCGCATCGCGGCCGTGCGTCGCCTGAACCCGGCGCTGGCGCTGCGGCGGTTCGCGGTCGTGCCGCGCTGA
- a CDS encoding aminotransferase class I/II-fold pyridoxal phosphate-dependent enzyme translates to MSDFTPAGRLEPWQRTAAGAGLLADDGSVAATIFAEMSALAARTGAINLGQGFPDEDGPAEVLEAARQAIADGVNQYPPGIGMPVLREAIAAHQRHWYGIELDPEREVLVTAGATEALAATLLALVDTGDEVVTFEPFYDAYGALTARAGGIHRTVPLRFPDFRPDTDELRAAVTDRTRVIIVNSPHNPTGAVFDRTTLELVVELAARHDAIIVTDEVYEHLAFGAAHVPVSSLAGAFDRTVSISSGGKTFSTTGWKIGWATGPARLIEQVLAVKQFLTYVNGAPFQPAIATGLSLPDDRFALLADTLRSKRDLLVTGLRHAGFELSVPDTGYFVVADAAAVGHPDGEAFCRRLPELAGVVAVPMTALVHPDRREPYRSLVRFAYCKRVDVLEEASARLARLGAY, encoded by the coding sequence GTGAGCGATTTCACTCCGGCAGGGCGGCTGGAGCCCTGGCAGCGCACCGCGGCGGGCGCCGGGCTGCTGGCCGACGACGGCTCGGTCGCCGCCACGATCTTCGCCGAGATGAGCGCGCTCGCGGCGCGCACGGGGGCGATCAACCTGGGGCAGGGCTTCCCCGACGAGGACGGCCCGGCCGAGGTGCTCGAGGCCGCGCGCCAGGCCATCGCCGACGGGGTGAACCAGTACCCGCCGGGCATCGGCATGCCGGTGCTGCGCGAGGCGATCGCCGCGCACCAGCGGCACTGGTACGGCATCGAGCTGGACCCCGAGCGCGAAGTGCTCGTGACCGCGGGCGCGACCGAGGCGCTCGCCGCGACGCTGCTCGCGCTGGTCGACACGGGCGACGAGGTCGTCACGTTCGAGCCGTTCTACGACGCCTATGGCGCACTCACGGCCCGCGCGGGCGGCATCCACCGCACGGTGCCGCTGCGTTTCCCCGACTTCCGGCCCGACACCGACGAGCTGCGCGCCGCCGTGACCGATCGCACGCGCGTCATCATCGTCAACTCGCCGCACAACCCCACGGGCGCGGTGTTCGACCGCACGACGCTCGAGCTCGTGGTCGAGCTCGCGGCCCGCCACGACGCGATCATCGTGACCGACGAGGTGTACGAGCACCTCGCCTTCGGCGCCGCGCACGTGCCCGTGTCATCCCTCGCCGGCGCCTTCGACCGCACCGTCTCCATCTCGTCCGGCGGCAAGACGTTCAGCACCACCGGCTGGAAGATCGGCTGGGCGACCGGTCCCGCCAGGCTCATCGAGCAGGTGCTCGCGGTCAAGCAGTTCCTCACCTACGTCAACGGCGCGCCGTTCCAGCCGGCGATCGCCACCGGGCTCAGCCTGCCCGACGACCGGTTCGCCCTGCTCGCCGACACGCTCCGCAGCAAGCGCGACCTGCTCGTCACCGGCCTCCGCCACGCGGGCTTCGAGCTCTCGGTGCCCGACACGGGCTATTTCGTCGTCGCCGACGCCGCCGCGGTCGGCCATCCCGACGGCGAGGCGTTCTGCCGGCGCCTGCCCGAACTCGCGGGCGTCGTCGCGGTGCCGATGACGGCGTTGGTGCACCCCGATCGGCGCGAGCCGTATCGCAGCCTGGTGCGGTTCGCGTACTGCAAGCGGGTGGACGTGCTGGAGGAGGCATCCGCTCGCCTCGCCCGGCTCGGCGCGTACTAG
- a CDS encoding S1C family serine protease — protein sequence MTDTNGTAPEDPRAEDQDSEKTPTTDAAGETARETAPPAPPAAAAQPAEPAAAAEPAAAAEPAAAAEPAAAAEPAAPAQPAAATSPQATTPQPTTPQPATPNATVYTPGQAPRPYGAQPAAGASQPAPGAVPPAFGGTNAGDGSTGAGPGDTATNPTAVLTDAPETRQPKERSGRSTLGVAAAALVIGALIGGASGAGITALVSANQTTSIPAAEAEGAQNVVVNDTSDVNAITAVAAIASPSVVTISVSGGSSAGTGSGVILSEDGYILTNTHVVTLDGAIGDPTIEVKTDDGRLYTATLIGTDPLSDLAVIKLDDASGLTPMEFADSDSLNVGDAAIAIGAPLGLSGTVTNGIVSALNRSIDVASSAAPETPDDSSGSDDGDSDSGSSDSPFDFWNFEDQVPGQGQSSSSSTISLPVIQTDAAINPGNSGGALLNSDGQLIGINVAILSTGSSSSEAGNIGVGFAVPSNLAQRIANELIEDGTASHGLLGATVSAASAAEGADTVGALIQEVTSGGGADQAGLQAGDIVTNFNGVPITDQTDLTAQVRALPGGAQVDLTYVRDGQATTVTVTLSELPTE from the coding sequence ATGACCGACACGAACGGCACCGCCCCCGAGGATCCTCGCGCCGAGGACCAGGACTCCGAGAAGACCCCGACGACGGATGCCGCGGGCGAGACGGCCCGCGAGACCGCACCGCCCGCCCCGCCGGCGGCCGCCGCGCAGCCCGCTGAGCCCGCCGCCGCCGCTGAGCCCGCCGCCGCGGCTGAGCCCGCCGCCGCGGCTGAGCCCGCCGCCGCGGCTGAGCCCGCCGCCCCCGCGCAGCCCGCCGCGGCGACCTCCCCGCAGGCGACGACCCCGCAGCCCACCACCCCGCAACCGGCCACCCCGAACGCGACCGTCTACACGCCCGGCCAGGCGCCCCGCCCCTACGGCGCGCAGCCCGCGGCAGGCGCCTCGCAGCCCGCGCCGGGCGCGGTGCCGCCCGCATTCGGCGGCACGAACGCCGGCGACGGCAGCACCGGCGCCGGCCCCGGCGACACCGCCACCAACCCGACCGCGGTGCTCACCGACGCGCCCGAGACCCGCCAGCCCAAGGAGCGCTCCGGCCGCAGCACGCTCGGCGTGGCCGCCGCGGCGCTCGTGATCGGCGCCCTGATCGGCGGCGCGTCCGGCGCCGGCATCACCGCGCTCGTCTCGGCGAACCAGACCACGAGCATCCCCGCCGCCGAGGCCGAGGGTGCGCAGAACGTCGTCGTGAACGACACCTCCGACGTGAACGCCATCACGGCGGTCGCGGCGATCGCCTCGCCGAGCGTGGTGACCATCTCGGTGAGCGGCGGCTCGTCGGCCGGCACCGGCTCGGGCGTGATCCTGAGCGAGGACGGCTACATCCTCACCAACACGCACGTGGTGACCCTCGACGGCGCCATCGGCGACCCGACGATCGAGGTGAAGACCGACGACGGGCGCCTGTACACGGCGACCCTGATCGGCACCGACCCGCTCTCCGACCTCGCAGTCATCAAGCTCGACGACGCGAGCGGCCTCACGCCCATGGAGTTCGCCGACTCCGACTCGCTGAACGTCGGTGACGCGGCGATCGCCATCGGTGCCCCGCTCGGCCTCTCGGGCACGGTGACCAACGGCATCGTGTCGGCGCTGAACCGCAGCATCGACGTCGCCTCCTCGGCCGCCCCCGAGACCCCCGACGACAGCAGCGGGTCCGACGACGGCGACAGCGACTCGGGCAGCAGCGACAGCCCGTTCGACTTCTGGAACTTCGAGGACCAGGTGCCGGGCCAGGGCCAGAGCTCCTCGTCGTCGACCATCTCGCTGCCGGTGATCCAGACGGATGCCGCGATCAACCCGGGCAACTCGGGCGGCGCGCTCCTGAACAGCGACGGCCAGCTGATCGGCATCAACGTGGCGATCCTGAGCACCGGCTCGAGCTCGTCGGAGGCCGGCAACATCGGCGTCGGCTTCGCGGTGCCGTCGAACCTCGCGCAGCGCATCGCGAACGAGCTGATCGAGGACGGCACTGCCAGCCACGGCCTGCTCGGTGCGACGGTCAGCGCCGCATCCGCCGCAGAGGGCGCCGACACGGTGGGCGCGCTGATCCAGGAGGTGACGTCGGGCGGCGGCGCCGACCAGGCGGGCCTGCAGGCCGGCGACATCGTCACCAACTTCAACGGGGTGCCGATCACCGACCAGACCGACCTCACCGCGCAGGTGCGCGCCCTCCCGGGCGGCGCGCAGGTCGACCTGACCTATGTGCGCGACGGCCAGGCCACCACGGTCACCGTCACCCTGAGCGAGCTGCCCACCGAGTAG
- a CDS encoding glycosyltransferase family 2 protein, which produces MADDHPDATVSSHSGVSYVMPVLNDVAHVRAAVESILAQDHDGPFDVTIALGPSIDGTTELVEDLARRDERVRVIENEVGSTPAGLNLAIGASGYPVVVRVDAHSALPADYARIAVETLARTGADNVGGIMDAQGETPFERAVARAYGTKVGLGGTPHHVGGPEGAADTVYLGVFRREAIEAVGLFDEDIKRGQDWELNKRLREAGGTVWFTPELKVTYRPRGSVSRLARQMLSTGLWRGELARRFPSANGIRYFLPPLLVLGLALGTLLGIAGLVQAALGATPWLLVGFLAPVLYALIVVAATLAYGRGDGAATAARFLVVLPCIHVCWGIGFVLGYGSLTRNISAHTGR; this is translated from the coding sequence ATGGCCGACGACCACCCCGACGCGACGGTGTCGTCGCACTCCGGCGTCTCGTACGTCATGCCGGTCCTCAACGACGTGGCGCACGTGCGCGCCGCTGTGGAGTCGATCCTCGCGCAGGACCACGACGGCCCGTTCGACGTGACCATCGCGCTCGGCCCGTCGATCGATGGCACGACCGAGCTCGTCGAGGACCTCGCGCGGCGCGACGAGCGCGTGCGCGTCATCGAGAACGAGGTCGGCTCGACCCCCGCCGGACTGAACCTCGCGATCGGGGCCTCCGGGTACCCGGTCGTGGTGCGCGTCGACGCGCACTCCGCGCTCCCCGCCGACTACGCCCGCATCGCGGTCGAGACGCTCGCGCGCACGGGCGCCGACAACGTCGGCGGCATCATGGACGCGCAGGGCGAGACGCCGTTCGAGCGCGCCGTCGCCCGCGCGTACGGCACGAAGGTCGGCCTCGGCGGCACCCCGCACCACGTCGGCGGCCCGGAGGGCGCTGCCGACACCGTGTACCTCGGCGTGTTCCGCCGCGAGGCGATCGAGGCGGTCGGCCTCTTCGACGAGGACATCAAGCGCGGCCAGGACTGGGAGCTGAACAAGCGCCTCCGCGAGGCCGGCGGCACGGTCTGGTTCACGCCCGAGCTGAAGGTCACCTACCGCCCGCGCGGGTCGGTCTCGAGGCTCGCCAGGCAGATGCTCTCGACGGGCCTCTGGCGCGGGGAGCTCGCGCGCCGGTTCCCGTCGGCCAACGGCATCCGCTACTTCCTCCCGCCGCTGCTGGTGCTGGGTCTCGCGCTCGGTACCCTGCTCGGCATCGCGGGGCTGGTGCAGGCCGCGCTCGGCGCGACGCCGTGGCTGCTCGTCGGCTTCCTCGCGCCGGTGTTGTACGCCCTCATCGTCGTGGCCGCGACACTCGCGTACGGTCGCGGCGACGGTGCCGCCACCGCGGCCCGGTTCCTCGTAGTGTTGCCGTGCATACACGTCTGCTGGGGGATCGGGTTCGTGCTCGGGTACGGGTCGCTCACGCGCAACATCTCCGCACACACGGGAAGGTGA
- a CDS encoding CDP-alcohol phosphatidyltransferase family protein → MPEAIHDRGRPSSIAELRAVAQPPEVRGRRNAEHWTASLYLRNLSPYVTWVLLKTSISANGVTGLMILIGWSTAAALLIPGIWGPLLAVVLGQLQMLVDCCDGEVARWRGTSSPAGVFLDKVGHYSTEALIPLALGIRAAAYPLEFPADFLWTTLAALLALIIVLNKALNDMVHVARANAGLPKLADAAGETAPRGGLILALRRAARFVPFHRLYHSVELTLIIFAAAVVGLFVGEPLVDRVVLIALVPLSLLALVGHFVAILASRRVRA, encoded by the coding sequence ATGCCTGAAGCCATCCACGATCGCGGGCGACCGTCGAGCATCGCGGAGCTCCGCGCCGTGGCGCAGCCGCCCGAGGTGCGCGGGCGTCGCAACGCCGAGCACTGGACCGCGTCGCTGTACCTGCGCAACCTCTCGCCGTACGTCACCTGGGTGCTGCTGAAGACCTCGATCTCGGCCAACGGCGTGACGGGCCTCATGATCCTCATCGGCTGGTCCACGGCGGCGGCGCTGCTCATCCCGGGCATCTGGGGGCCGCTGCTCGCGGTCGTGCTCGGGCAGCTGCAGATGCTCGTCGACTGCTGCGACGGCGAGGTCGCCCGCTGGCGCGGCACCTCGAGTCCCGCGGGCGTGTTCCTCGACAAGGTCGGGCACTACTCGACCGAGGCGCTCATTCCGCTCGCGCTCGGCATCCGCGCGGCCGCGTACCCGCTCGAGTTCCCCGCGGACTTCCTCTGGACCACGCTCGCCGCGCTGCTCGCGCTCATCATCGTGCTGAACAAGGCGCTCAACGACATGGTGCACGTGGCGCGCGCCAACGCCGGCCTGCCGAAGCTCGCCGACGCCGCGGGGGAGACGGCCCCGCGCGGCGGGCTCATCCTCGCGCTGCGCCGCGCGGCCCGGTTCGTGCCGTTCCACCGCCTGTACCACTCGGTGGAGCTGACGCTCATCATCTTCGCCGCGGCGGTCGTGGGCCTGTTCGTCGGCGAGCCGCTGGTCGACCGGGTCGTGCTGATCGCGCTCGTGCCGCTCTCGCTGCTCGCGCTCGTCGGCCACTTCGTGGCGATCCTCGCGTCGCGCCGGGTGCGCGCGTGA
- a CDS encoding glycosyltransferase family 2 protein: MGTRPDDLARGIRSLLDQQGVEVDVVCVGNGWDPATAEPALPATVKTLHLPENLGIPAGRNRGVPEVAGEYLFFLDDDAFLPSPTFLADAIALVRSDPGIGLVQPRVVDPAGVASPRRWTPRIRKGDPARASNVFSCWEGAVLLPRDVFDATGGWADPFFYAHEGIELAWRVWDTGHRAWYAGDLEAGHPVIEPTRHAYYYRLNARNRVWLARRNLPALLVPLYVGSWTAIQVLRWARNPKALRAWFGGWREGWRADPGERRPMRWRTVWRMTLAGRPPVV; this comes from the coding sequence ATGGGCACCCGGCCGGACGACCTGGCCCGGGGCATCCGCAGCCTGCTCGACCAGCAGGGCGTGGAGGTCGACGTCGTCTGCGTCGGCAACGGGTGGGACCCGGCGACGGCCGAGCCCGCGCTGCCGGCGACGGTGAAGACCCTGCACCTGCCCGAGAACCTCGGCATCCCGGCCGGCCGCAACCGCGGCGTGCCCGAGGTCGCGGGGGAGTACCTCTTCTTCCTCGACGACGACGCGTTCCTGCCGAGCCCGACGTTCCTCGCCGACGCGATCGCGCTCGTGCGCAGCGACCCGGGCATCGGGCTCGTGCAGCCCCGCGTGGTCGACCCGGCGGGCGTCGCCTCGCCCCGCCGCTGGACACCGCGCATCCGCAAGGGCGACCCGGCCCGCGCGAGCAACGTGTTCTCGTGCTGGGAGGGCGCCGTGCTGCTGCCGCGCGACGTGTTCGACGCCACCGGCGGCTGGGCCGACCCGTTCTTCTACGCGCACGAGGGCATCGAGCTCGCGTGGCGGGTGTGGGACACCGGGCACCGCGCCTGGTACGCGGGCGACCTCGAGGCGGGGCATCCGGTCATCGAGCCCACCCGGCACGCCTACTACTACCGACTCAACGCCCGCAATCGCGTCTGGCTCGCCCGCCGCAACCTGCCCGCGCTGCTGGTGCCGCTGTACGTCGGCTCGTGGACGGCGATCCAGGTGCTGCGCTGGGCGCGCAACCCCAAGGCCCTCCGCGCGTGGTTCGGCGGCTGGCGCGAGGGGTGGCGCGCCGACCCCGGCGAGCGGCGCCCGATGCGCTGGAGGACCGTGTGGCGGATGACGCTGGCCGGCCGCCCACCCGTCGTCTAA
- a CDS encoding CDP-glycerol glycerophosphotransferase family protein, with product MRIGRDVRLAAKVARDLWAARRGQTAVRKKLVETPPLEPQQYVIGVYFADGDVNLYQLRQWYKPLAELAKTWPVVILSRNATAATRLLEESPVPVAYVRTVVDLEKLIHDQPIRVVFYVNQNTRNFQMMRYGRRWHVFINHGESDKMYMTTNQFKAYDYALIAGDAARARLDKVLWDFDFDKRAIPIGRPQADHYSGELPYTPDDREVVLYAPTWEGDRAAAAYGSIASHGVTLVRALLATGRHRVIYRPHPRSGVVDHAYGAANTEIVRMIEEANQADASAQHVHDTGAELGWQLAAADMAIVDISAMVYDRLAAGKPLMVTRPLNPDAEVDTGGYLAACEWLTAADAANVVERIDQVEHDDDSLARLAYWVERYFGDTTPGATTARFHAAVQHLMDEWERYAKIHEGDPEIDEHDSEAEELGTEL from the coding sequence GTGAGAATCGGACGTGACGTGCGGCTCGCCGCGAAGGTGGCGCGCGACCTGTGGGCTGCGCGCCGCGGGCAGACGGCGGTGCGCAAGAAGCTCGTCGAGACCCCGCCGCTCGAGCCGCAGCAGTACGTCATCGGCGTCTACTTCGCCGACGGCGACGTCAACCTGTACCAGCTGCGCCAGTGGTACAAGCCGCTCGCCGAGCTCGCGAAGACCTGGCCGGTCGTGATCCTGAGCCGCAACGCCACGGCGGCGACCCGGCTGCTCGAGGAGTCGCCCGTGCCGGTCGCGTACGTGCGCACCGTCGTCGACCTCGAGAAGCTCATCCACGACCAGCCGATCCGCGTCGTGTTCTACGTGAACCAGAACACCCGCAACTTCCAGATGATGCGTTACGGGCGCCGCTGGCACGTGTTCATCAACCACGGCGAGTCCGACAAGATGTACATGACGACGAACCAGTTCAAGGCGTACGACTACGCGCTCATCGCCGGCGATGCGGCGCGCGCCCGCCTCGACAAGGTGCTCTGGGACTTCGACTTCGACAAGCGGGCCATCCCGATCGGGCGCCCGCAGGCCGATCACTACTCGGGCGAGCTGCCGTACACGCCCGACGACCGCGAGGTGGTGCTCTACGCCCCCACCTGGGAGGGCGACCGGGCCGCGGCCGCGTACGGCTCGATCGCCTCGCACGGCGTGACCCTCGTGCGCGCGCTGCTCGCCACGGGCCGCCACCGCGTGATCTACCGCCCGCACCCGCGCTCGGGGGTCGTCGACCACGCCTACGGCGCCGCGAACACCGAGATCGTGCGCATGATCGAGGAGGCGAACCAGGCGGATGCCTCTGCGCAGCACGTGCACGACACGGGCGCCGAGCTCGGCTGGCAGCTCGCCGCCGCCGACATGGCGATCGTCGACATCTCCGCGATGGTCTACGACCGGCTCGCTGCGGGAAAGCCGCTCATGGTCACCCGTCCGCTGAACCCCGACGCCGAGGTCGACACCGGCGGCTACCTCGCCGCGTGCGAGTGGCTCACCGCGGCCGACGCGGCGAACGTCGTCGAGCGCATCGACCAGGTCGAGCACGACGACGACTCGCTCGCGCGCCTCGCGTACTGGGTCGAGCGCTACTTCGGCGACACGACGCCGGGTGCGACGACCGCGCGCTTCCACGCCGCCGTGCAGCACCTCATGGACGAGTGGGAGCGGTACGCGAAGATCCACGAGGGCGACCCCGAGATCGACGAGCACGACTCCGAGGCCGAGGAGCTCGGCACCGAGCTCTAG
- a CDS encoding ABC transporter ATP-binding protein: MTDATTQAPAGHGGAIRVDDVGIRFRRNRRGRRSFKDLLAGRSRRSRPDEFWALRNVTVEVRPGEAIGVVGRNGQGKSTLLKLVAGVMLPDEGAVTVDGGVAPLIEITGGFVDDLTVRDNIMLTAGLHGMRRDLIEERFDGIVDFAEIGDFLDTPYKHLSSGMKVRVAFSVISQLEEPVILVDEVLAVGDKAFREKCYRRIEEMLAGGRTLFFVSHNERDLRRFCVRGLYLDKGALVLDGPIDAVLERYNADSGKR, encoded by the coding sequence ATGACGGATGCCACGACCCAGGCGCCCGCCGGCCACGGCGGAGCGATCCGCGTCGACGACGTCGGCATCCGGTTCCGCCGCAACCGCCGCGGCCGCCGCTCGTTCAAGGACCTGCTGGCCGGCCGTTCCCGCCGCTCGCGCCCAGACGAGTTCTGGGCGCTGCGCAACGTCACGGTCGAGGTGCGGCCCGGTGAGGCGATCGGCGTGGTCGGCCGCAACGGCCAGGGCAAGTCGACGCTGCTGAAGCTGGTCGCCGGCGTCATGCTGCCCGACGAGGGCGCGGTCACCGTCGACGGCGGCGTCGCACCGCTGATCGAGATCACCGGCGGCTTCGTCGACGACCTCACCGTGCGCGACAACATCATGCTGACCGCCGGCCTGCACGGCATGCGCCGCGACCTCATCGAGGAGCGCTTCGACGGCATCGTCGACTTCGCCGAGATCGGCGACTTCCTCGACACCCCCTACAAGCACCTCTCGAGCGGCATGAAGGTGCGCGTCGCGTTCTCGGTCATCTCGCAGCTCGAAGAGCCGGTGATCCTCGTCGACGAGGTGCTCGCGGTCGGCGACAAGGCGTTCCGAGAGAAGTGCTACCGCCGCATCGAGGAGATGCTCGCCGGCGGCCGCACCCTGTTCTTCGTCTCGCACAACGAGCGCGACCTGCGCCGGTTCTGCGTGCGCGGCCTGTACCTCGACAAGGGCGCGCTCGTGCTCGACGGCCCGATCGACGCGGTGCTCGAGCGCTACAACGCCGACTCCGGCAAGCGGTAG